The proteins below come from a single Parachlamydia acanthamoebae genomic window:
- the murD gene encoding UDP-N-acetylmuramoyl-L-alanine--D-glutamate ligase: protein MQPTYFNKPILIVGLGISGLAAARFLLTQKALVWAIDQNKDKLRKRSDIQILESQGLQFVAEKDLPPLETFLLVVTSPGVPLTHPVLQLAQAKNIKILGEIELAFRSLRNKLIGITGTNGKTTVTLLLTHLLNYAGIPAKAVGNVGEPLSAEITCSSETVLVVELSSFQLDTLQSRQLDMGVILNITPDHLDRYASMEDYALSKMKIKSCIKEGAPLYMEEKAFQNYGFLQANFPCHLYGYSHNCHLMSDQQYLFLNKNIDSILPVEYRGTKSHRLENLMAAYGLCREMGIDATLFWEGVSTFNTPPHRIEKVAIFKDVSYYNDSKGTNIDAVMRAIETIEGPIILIAGGVDKGTDFSPWISAFANKVKHICVIGQASEKLDRTLSKSFNVVRCQNMHDAVKHASSLAYPGDNVLLSPGCASYDMFENYAHRGKTFREAVNALASIQNT, encoded by the coding sequence ATGCAACCTACCTACTTCAATAAACCGATTCTGATTGTTGGACTTGGCATTAGTGGTCTTGCCGCTGCACGCTTTCTCCTGACCCAAAAAGCACTCGTTTGGGCTATCGATCAAAATAAAGATAAGTTGAGAAAACGTTCCGACATCCAAATTCTGGAATCTCAAGGACTTCAATTTGTCGCCGAAAAAGATCTTCCTCCTCTAGAAACATTCCTTCTGGTCGTGACATCTCCTGGCGTTCCTCTTACTCATCCTGTGCTTCAGTTAGCCCAAGCCAAAAACATCAAAATCTTAGGAGAGATAGAATTAGCCTTTCGCTCTCTCAGAAATAAGCTCATTGGCATAACAGGAACGAATGGGAAAACAACGGTCACTCTACTCTTGACTCATCTTTTAAATTACGCAGGAATCCCTGCAAAAGCTGTTGGAAATGTAGGAGAGCCTCTTTCTGCAGAAATTACTTGTTCTTCCGAAACTGTTTTGGTGGTTGAGCTTAGCTCTTTTCAACTCGATACGCTTCAATCTCGCCAACTCGACATGGGAGTCATTTTAAACATTACCCCTGATCACCTAGATCGCTACGCATCTATGGAAGATTATGCCCTCTCTAAAATGAAGATAAAATCTTGCATTAAAGAAGGGGCTCCGCTTTACATGGAAGAAAAAGCCTTTCAAAATTACGGGTTTTTACAAGCAAATTTCCCATGTCATCTTTATGGTTATTCCCACAACTGTCATTTGATGAGTGATCAGCAGTACCTATTTTTAAATAAAAATATTGACTCCATTTTGCCTGTAGAGTATAGAGGGACTAAAAGTCATAGACTAGAAAATTTGATGGCTGCTTATGGTTTGTGCCGAGAAATGGGTATCGATGCAACATTGTTTTGGGAAGGAGTTTCGACCTTCAACACACCTCCCCATCGAATTGAAAAAGTCGCCATTTTCAAGGATGTTTCATATTATAATGACAGCAAAGGAACCAATATCGATGCTGTGATGCGAGCCATAGAAACAATTGAAGGACCCATCATTTTGATCGCTGGAGGGGTCGATAAAGGAACTGATTTTTCTCCTTGGATTTCTGCCTTTGCCAATAAAGTGAAGCACATTTGCGTCATTGGGCAAGCAAGCGAAAAATTAGATCGCACTTTATCAAAAAGTTTTAACGTTGTGCGCTGCCAAAATATGCACGATGCTGTAAAACATGCATCCTCTCTTGCATATCCAGGAGATAATGTGCTATTATCCCCAGGGTGCGCAAGTTATGACATGTTTGAAAATTATGCACATCGTGGAAAGACATTTAGAGAAGCTGTGAATGCTTTAGCTAGTATTCAAAACACTTAA
- the cdd gene encoding cytidine deaminase, translated as MRKLFLSIFCLFSLVQSFAFTSNFLSELDVSNRFVIPAEKVDQITHELNISKEELMLRLISIAKPFARPSISHFQVGAVGLGKNGNLYLGVNLEFPGFPLNQTVHGEQFLIVNARNHGEEGLVAIAVSAAPCGHCRQFLTEIGSEKMQVWILNRPPMELAALLPESFGPKDLGVSGGLMTQAENKCLDADCSVRANAILAANSSYAPYSQAFSGIAIQTQDGNIYRGSYLENAAFNPSLSPFQAALVALLADMHSYDDIKEVILVEKADAVISQVVMTELLLKKIAPHAVFKVEKIN; from the coding sequence ATGAGAAAGTTATTCTTATCGATCTTTTGTCTATTTAGCTTAGTGCAGTCTTTTGCATTTACATCAAATTTTTTATCCGAATTAGATGTATCCAATCGTTTTGTTATTCCGGCAGAAAAAGTTGATCAAATTACACATGAATTAAATATCAGCAAAGAAGAATTGATGTTGCGATTGATTTCAATCGCAAAACCTTTTGCACGGCCTTCTATTTCACATTTTCAAGTGGGAGCTGTGGGGTTAGGGAAAAATGGCAATCTGTACCTCGGAGTTAATTTAGAGTTTCCAGGGTTTCCTTTAAACCAAACCGTGCATGGAGAGCAATTTTTGATTGTGAATGCACGCAATCATGGAGAAGAGGGGTTGGTGGCGATCGCTGTTTCTGCTGCTCCTTGTGGACATTGCAGACAATTTTTAACCGAAATTGGTTCAGAGAAAATGCAAGTCTGGATTCTTAATCGTCCTCCTATGGAGCTAGCTGCTTTGCTTCCTGAATCTTTCGGTCCAAAAGATCTAGGTGTTTCTGGGGGATTAATGACTCAAGCAGAAAACAAATGTCTCGATGCAGATTGTTCGGTAAGAGCAAATGCAATTTTGGCAGCGAATAGTTCCTATGCGCCCTATAGCCAGGCATTTTCAGGGATCGCTATTCAGACACAGGATGGGAATATTTACCGAGGATCTTATTTGGAGAACGCAGCTTTTAATCCAAGCCTTTCCCCTTTTCAAGCAGCTTTGGTAGCGCTTTTGGCTGATATGCATAGTTATGATGATATCAAAGAAGTCATCTTGGTAGAAAAAGCTGATGCTGTGATTAGCCAAGTTGTCATGACAGAACTACTTCTGAAAAAAATCGCTCCACATGCAGTTTTCAAAGTTGAAAAAATAAACTAA
- the mraY gene encoding phospho-N-acetylmuramoyl-pentapeptide-transferase gives MLLFTIDFFREFLGIKIPMVFTYTSTRMILAAITSLIICIFLGPRFIKKLYELKIGQSIRTDECPHLGVLHQKKKDTPTMGGLLILFSMIVSLLLWMKLTHIFTLILIITTLLLGFLGGWDDYLKLKYKNSKGLSSKKKFLYQVLISALLPLYLLSPTLNAATPFKRWFDPPIVKEQTVSKNAQEEKLIAQVSLKEYATRFYIPFFKDPVLTFSGFMTILAALFMIFVVTGASNAVNLTDGLDGLAAGCLIMVAGCLALIAFVSNNIDLASYLNILYIEGSGEIAIYLSALAGACLGFLWYNSYPAQVFMGDTGSLALGGILGVCAILLKKEMLLGIIGGIFVAETLSVILQVGSFKLRNKKRIFLCTPLHHHFEFKGWPETKVVIRFWIVGLLLAIVGIASLKFQ, from the coding sequence ATGCTGCTATTCACCATCGATTTTTTTAGAGAATTTTTGGGAATTAAAATTCCCATGGTTTTTACTTATACATCTACCCGGATGATTCTTGCTGCCATCACATCGCTGATTATTTGCATTTTTCTGGGTCCACGCTTCATAAAAAAACTCTACGAACTAAAAATTGGACAGTCTATCCGCACGGACGAATGCCCCCATTTAGGCGTGTTACATCAAAAAAAAAAAGACACCCCAACTATGGGGGGGCTTTTGATCCTATTTTCCATGATTGTTTCGTTGCTTTTGTGGATGAAGCTAACGCACATTTTTACTCTTATTTTAATCATCACAACCCTCCTTTTAGGTTTTTTAGGCGGATGGGATGACTACCTCAAACTGAAATATAAAAATAGCAAGGGATTATCGAGTAAAAAAAAATTTCTCTACCAGGTGCTTATTTCAGCATTACTCCCTCTATATTTATTGAGCCCTACATTAAATGCAGCAACTCCATTTAAACGGTGGTTTGATCCCCCTATCGTGAAAGAACAAACTGTTTCTAAGAATGCTCAAGAAGAAAAACTGATTGCTCAGGTTTCTTTGAAAGAATACGCTACACGCTTTTACATCCCCTTTTTTAAAGATCCTGTTTTGACATTTTCAGGCTTTATGACTATCTTAGCTGCCTTATTTATGATTTTTGTGGTAACAGGTGCATCAAATGCCGTCAATTTAACCGATGGCTTAGATGGACTCGCGGCTGGATGTCTCATCATGGTTGCCGGATGTTTAGCTTTAATCGCCTTCGTATCAAACAATATTGATTTAGCCAGCTACCTCAATATTCTTTATATTGAAGGAAGTGGCGAAATTGCCATTTATTTATCTGCCTTAGCAGGGGCGTGCTTAGGATTTCTATGGTACAATAGCTATCCAGCTCAAGTTTTCATGGGAGACACAGGTTCTCTAGCCTTAGGTGGCATCCTAGGTGTTTGTGCAATTTTACTAAAAAAAGAAATGTTGTTAGGTATCATCGGCGGCATTTTCGTAGCAGAAACGCTTTCTGTCATTTTACAGGTGGGAAGCTTTAAACTTCGCAACAAAAAGCGGATCTTTTTATGCACGCCTCTTCACCACCATTTCGAATTTAAGGGCTGGCCAGAAACCAAAGTTGTGATCCGTTTTTGGATTGTGGGTCTTCTTTTGGCTATTGTAGGAATCGCTTCTTTAAAATTTCAATAA
- a CDS encoding acyl-CoA desaturase produces the protein MSHTKKTFSLPIAGFLISYQILLLASLPFYFYFMLPSLAMIAVSFVLLYLTGLSITGGYHRFYSHRSFRTGKTLEALMLFFGTMAGQGSALRWAFDHRRHHAYVDTDEDPYSINKGFWYAHFFWMLHKQKEIDPKVVPDLIRNKLVMFQHHFYPALMFGSNILVFLLVGWLLEDFWGAFFVAWWIRFFLLHHFTWFINSLAHTWGDKPFCQEQSAVNNYILALLTFGEGYHNYHHVFAHDYRNGIRWYHFDPTKWLIKGLSFLGLTHELKTVDSFTIQKRMIREKKNLLLEQVKELWYVKREEIEAKIHEISDRIETDIRVLNQLKGQYLKIKETTPSCRELLNDLQNEMKCLHQRMQEDWRAWKNLCSCITHLKPIEI, from the coding sequence ATGTCCCATACTAAAAAAACTTTCAGTTTGCCGATTGCAGGATTTCTGATTTCCTATCAAATTTTATTGCTTGCAAGCCTTCCCTTTTATTTCTATTTCATGCTTCCTTCGTTGGCGATGATTGCGGTTTCATTTGTTTTGCTTTATTTAACAGGGCTGAGCATTACAGGTGGATATCACCGTTTTTATTCTCATCGCTCATTTCGAACAGGAAAAACTTTAGAAGCCCTCATGTTGTTTTTTGGAACAATGGCAGGCCAGGGAAGTGCTTTACGGTGGGCTTTTGACCATCGTCGGCATCATGCGTACGTAGATACAGATGAAGATCCTTATTCCATCAATAAGGGATTTTGGTATGCACATTTTTTTTGGATGCTGCACAAACAGAAAGAAATTGATCCAAAAGTTGTTCCAGATCTTATTCGAAATAAATTGGTGATGTTCCAACATCACTTTTATCCAGCTTTAATGTTTGGAAGCAATATTTTGGTTTTTCTTTTAGTTGGATGGTTATTAGAGGATTTTTGGGGGGCGTTTTTTGTTGCTTGGTGGATTCGCTTTTTCTTATTACACCATTTTACTTGGTTCATTAATTCTCTTGCCCATACATGGGGAGACAAGCCGTTTTGCCAAGAGCAATCGGCGGTTAACAATTACATTTTAGCTTTATTGACTTTTGGAGAGGGATACCATAATTATCATCATGTCTTTGCACATGATTACAGAAATGGCATTCGATGGTATCACTTTGATCCTACAAAGTGGTTAATTAAAGGTCTCAGTTTTTTAGGTCTCACACATGAGTTAAAAACTGTCGATTCCTTTACCATTCAAAAGCGGATGATTCGGGAAAAGAAAAACCTTCTTCTCGAGCAAGTCAAAGAGTTGTGGTATGTCAAACGAGAAGAGATTGAGGCAAAGATTCATGAAATATCCGATCGAATCGAAACCGATATCCGAGTTTTAAACCAGTTGAAAGGGCAGTACTTAAAGATTAAGGAAACTACACCATCTTGTCGCGAACTCTTAAATGATTTACAAAACGAGATGAAGTGTTTGCACCAGCGCATGCAGGAAGATTGGAGAGCTTGGAAAAACTTGTGTTCATGCATCACACATTTAAAACCAATTGAGATATAA
- a CDS encoding glycosyltransferase family protein: protein MLSRICLLTNYNLYESKRHFTQKFAEALNRHHIETKIIDANEGPIGADIISAIQRFDPHLTCSFNSMMPLSQNRYLWDLLETPHLSILVDPAIYSVSLTSSPYSILSCVDRNDVSSMKEYNFDRIFFWPHAVEKELGSEPEQKKEFDVVFLGSCYDYESLRASWRQRNPDALNVVLDDAIDIVLSNNQISLADALVDAWNRSSYNPEGVDFTTLFYYLDMYTRGKDRVELIRSIKDVPVHIFGELSQDNAVGVLGWQQYLANQSNVTIHPSVPFSQSFDILRKSKISLNSMPFFRDGTHERVFTSLCCGAVPITSESTYLRETFKDGKELFYYQSKHWNEVNDKIHTILADEPKRQAICEQGRELVMRDHTWDKRAEQLKIAIEPFLEKLLK, encoded by the coding sequence ATGTTGTCGAGAATTTGCCTTTTAACAAATTACAACCTCTATGAATCTAAGCGTCATTTTACTCAAAAATTTGCAGAAGCACTGAATCGCCATCATATTGAAACAAAAATTATTGATGCCAATGAAGGACCTATTGGAGCTGATATTATCTCAGCTATTCAACGTTTTGACCCGCACCTGACTTGCTCGTTCAATAGCATGATGCCCTTGTCGCAGAACCGTTATTTGTGGGACCTATTAGAAACACCCCACCTTTCTATTCTCGTAGATCCTGCTATTTACTCGGTTAGCTTGACAAGTAGCCCCTACTCCATTCTTTCATGTGTGGATCGAAATGATGTCTCTTCGATGAAAGAATATAATTTTGACAGAATTTTCTTTTGGCCACATGCTGTCGAAAAAGAGCTTGGCTCTGAACCCGAGCAAAAAAAAGAATTCGATGTCGTCTTTCTTGGAAGTTGCTATGACTACGAAAGTTTAAGAGCCTCTTGGCGGCAGCGCAATCCAGATGCTCTGAATGTTGTGCTCGACGATGCCATTGACATTGTGCTTTCCAATAATCAAATCTCTTTGGCTGATGCCCTTGTAGATGCTTGGAACCGCTCATCTTACAATCCAGAAGGGGTCGATTTTACCACTTTATTCTACTACCTTGATATGTATACACGCGGAAAAGATCGGGTTGAACTCATCCGCTCAATCAAAGATGTTCCTGTCCATATTTTTGGAGAGCTTTCACAAGACAACGCGGTAGGCGTATTAGGATGGCAGCAGTATCTTGCCAATCAATCCAATGTGACCATCCACCCGTCTGTTCCTTTTTCACAATCGTTTGACATTCTGAGAAAAAGTAAAATTAGCCTTAATAGCATGCCTTTCTTCCGTGATGGAACACATGAAAGAGTCTTTACAAGTCTCTGCTGCGGCGCCGTTCCCATTACAAGTGAAAGCACCTATTTACGTGAAACCTTCAAAGATGGAAAAGAGCTTTTCTACTACCAATCAAAACATTGGAATGAGGTCAACGACAAAATTCATACCATCCTTGCCGATGAACCTAAGCGTCAAGCAATCTGTGAGCAGGGAAGAGAACTCGTCATGCGCGATCACACATGGGACAAAAGAGCCGAACAGCTCAAGATCGCGATTGAACCCTTTCTAGAAAAACTTCTCAAATAG
- a CDS encoding muramidase family protein, producing MNRRDTIIIAVLINSGLLAILFMMAIHPDDASTYAPSSLPLAVAPKVEEEPSHYASSNISYVQTIPTDEVDNAIKAFVDSPSHEIALAETPTPLLPVNESQTTISSDGYTEIKVKRGDFLEKIARTHGTTIKAIMKANGLSSERLNVGQTLRIPPATRPIETIMEAPKPAAPQEKPSSSASDESSYYIVQRGDNPWKIAKKFQVRFEDLLILNDLDEEKARNLKVGDKLRVR from the coding sequence ATGAATCGAAGAGACACTATCATCATTGCCGTATTAATTAATTCGGGTTTACTCGCAATTTTATTTATGATGGCCATCCATCCCGATGATGCCTCAACCTACGCACCTTCTTCGCTTCCGTTAGCAGTTGCTCCTAAAGTGGAAGAGGAACCCTCTCATTATGCTTCTTCTAACATTTCTTATGTGCAAACAATCCCAACAGATGAAGTAGACAATGCCATAAAAGCGTTTGTAGACTCACCTTCACACGAAATTGCGCTTGCAGAAACACCGACGCCCCTTCTTCCTGTAAATGAATCACAAACAACCATTTCTAGCGACGGTTACACAGAAATTAAGGTTAAGCGCGGAGACTTCCTAGAAAAAATCGCACGTACACATGGCACAACCATCAAAGCGATTATGAAAGCAAATGGTCTTTCTAGTGAGCGATTGAATGTGGGACAGACTCTACGCATTCCTCCCGCAACCCGCCCCATTGAAACGATCATGGAAGCACCTAAGCCTGCGGCACCACAAGAAAAGCCAAGTTCCTCTGCGAGTGATGAAAGCTCCTATTACATCGTTCAGCGCGGTGACAATCCTTGGAAAATTGCGAAAAAATTTCAGGTCCGTTTTGAAGACCTACTTATCTTGAATGATTTAGATGAAGAGAAAGCACGAAACTTAAAAGTTGGGGATAAACTGCGGGTTCGTTAA
- a CDS encoding UDP-N-acetylmuramoyl-tripeptide--D-alanyl-D-alanine ligase, whose protein sequence is MSVNRLTFHEICQILNSPVFPAEIDSFTPSVVVDSRLLQKNDLFIALPGEKTDGHHFLNEVEKKGAAAAIVSNDFLRQNKTNFHMPILGVDDVLEALQKLAQEYLKQRQVKIVAITGSVGKTTTKHLLFQLLQKHFSVAFSPGNQNSQIGLPLSILNHYHGHEDVLILEMGMTAQGHIQKLIEIAPPDIAIVTALELVHVAGVHSLENIAHAKREILTHPKTMLGLIPSEIPFYALLHETGTCRKQSFSTLSIQADYCLHEQDQHLQIRDSQGLSPLLPRLPFLGKHNQHNFLAAISACRALGMTWSDIQQVIPTLTLPERRLEQVIKKGILFINDSYNAALTSVKAALDALPPPLQFSGKRIGVIGEMVELGTFSEACHREVGILSLAKLDLMICYGDGCLPIEEVWKKHNKPVHLTLTFEQVIAELKQHVLPGDVVLLKGSNKKQLWKVLEYF, encoded by the coding sequence ATGTCTGTAAACAGACTCACCTTCCATGAAATTTGTCAGATCTTAAATAGTCCCGTGTTTCCTGCAGAAATTGATTCGTTTACACCTTCTGTTGTCGTGGACAGTCGTTTGCTGCAAAAAAATGATCTTTTTATTGCGCTTCCAGGTGAAAAAACGGATGGACATCATTTTTTAAATGAAGTGGAAAAAAAAGGAGCCGCTGCTGCCATTGTTTCAAACGATTTTCTTCGTCAAAACAAAACAAATTTTCACATGCCCATCCTTGGTGTTGACGATGTTTTAGAAGCTCTACAAAAATTAGCTCAAGAGTATTTAAAACAACGGCAAGTCAAAATTGTCGCCATCACGGGATCTGTTGGTAAAACAACCACTAAACACTTACTTTTTCAGCTTCTCCAAAAGCATTTCTCCGTGGCTTTTTCTCCAGGTAATCAAAATTCCCAGATTGGACTCCCCCTGAGCATATTAAATCACTATCACGGACACGAAGATGTTTTGATTTTAGAGATGGGGATGACAGCTCAAGGCCACATCCAAAAACTCATTGAAATCGCCCCTCCTGACATAGCCATTGTCACAGCCCTTGAACTTGTGCATGTCGCTGGAGTCCACTCACTAGAAAATATTGCACATGCAAAAAGAGAAATCCTGACACATCCAAAAACAATGCTAGGCCTTATTCCATCTGAAATTCCTTTTTATGCACTTTTGCATGAAACTGGAACTTGCCGCAAACAATCCTTTTCCACCCTTTCCATACAAGCCGATTACTGCTTGCATGAACAAGATCAACATCTGCAAATTCGAGATTCGCAAGGATTAAGTCCTTTATTGCCCCGTTTGCCTTTTCTGGGAAAGCATAATCAACATAACTTTCTCGCAGCCATCTCTGCTTGTCGAGCACTTGGAATGACCTGGTCTGATATTCAGCAAGTGATTCCTACACTGACACTTCCGGAAAGACGCTTAGAACAGGTCATAAAAAAAGGTATTCTTTTTATTAACGATAGTTATAATGCAGCCTTGACTTCTGTAAAAGCTGCTTTGGATGCACTACCTCCTCCCCTTCAATTTTCTGGCAAAAGAATTGGTGTCATTGGTGAAATGGTGGAACTCGGAACTTTTTCAGAAGCCTGCCATAGAGAAGTAGGAATTCTTTCGTTAGCCAAACTCGACCTAATGATCTGCTATGGGGATGGCTGCTTGCCTATTGAAGAGGTATGGAAGAAACACAACAAACCTGTTCATCTCACGCTAACTTTCGAACAGGTTATCGCCGAACTTAAGCAGCATGTTCTCCCTGGAGATGTCGTTTTATTGAAAGGTTCTAATAAAAAACAATTATGGAAAGTTTTAGAGTATTTTTAG
- the rsmI gene encoding 16S rRNA (cytidine(1402)-2'-O)-methyltransferase: protein MLYLIATPIGNLEDITLRALRLLKECDLILCEDTRQSSILLKHYEIQKPLKSFHKFNESAQEQEVLRALQEGVKMAMISDAGTPSISDPGNRLVEKCVEEGIEVISIPGPCAAITALACSGLPTDLFQFCGFLPRKAQELKRALQKILQYEGTTVCYESPHRLLDFLQTMHLLAPTRYLVVARELTKKFEEIRRGTAQDLITHWESHPLKGEVVVMIKGEAADDTQQWEQMSPQEHVQFLETQYSLSKKEAIKLAAEMRGIPKRDLYRLCLSDREIID, encoded by the coding sequence ATGCTTTATCTTATTGCAACTCCCATTGGAAATTTAGAAGATATCACGCTTCGCGCTTTGCGCTTGCTTAAAGAGTGTGATTTGATTCTGTGTGAAGATACACGTCAAAGCTCCATTTTACTTAAGCACTATGAAATTCAAAAGCCCCTTAAAAGTTTTCACAAATTTAATGAATCGGCGCAAGAGCAAGAAGTTTTAAGGGCTTTGCAAGAAGGCGTTAAAATGGCGATGATTTCAGATGCTGGAACTCCCTCAATCTCCGATCCAGGTAATCGCTTAGTTGAAAAATGTGTTGAAGAAGGGATTGAAGTCATTTCCATTCCAGGACCTTGTGCGGCGATAACAGCGTTAGCATGTTCCGGTTTACCTACCGATCTCTTTCAATTTTGTGGTTTTTTACCACGGAAAGCACAAGAATTGAAAAGAGCATTGCAAAAGATTCTCCAATACGAGGGAACCACTGTTTGCTATGAATCTCCCCACCGGCTTTTAGATTTTCTCCAAACCATGCATCTTTTAGCCCCTACTCGCTATCTGGTAGTGGCACGTGAGTTGACCAAGAAGTTTGAAGAAATTCGACGAGGCACAGCTCAAGATTTAATCACGCATTGGGAATCGCATCCTCTGAAAGGGGAAGTTGTTGTGATGATTAAGGGAGAAGCAGCAGACGATACTCAGCAGTGGGAGCAGATGTCTCCTCAAGAACACGTCCAATTTCTAGAAACTCAATATAGCCTATCTAAAAAAGAAGCCATCAAGCTAGCAGCTGAAATGCGTGGTATTCCTAAGCGTGATCTATATCGACTCTGTCTTTCTGATAGAGAAATTATCGATTGA
- the ftsW gene encoding putative lipid II flippase FtsW, which translates to MRLLLLLCTSLIFTFGLIMIFSTTSAEVLDHDLQRSTHQALIRQMAYSTAGFALAFGVWKVGYHRFLKYSPLLLALFSFFLVITLIPGIGREVNGSRRWLAIGGLTFQPSEFVKYILPAFFIERLMALDRQALSLKDLLKLATICAIPILLILVEPNNGTAAVIGLTLIALCLVTRIPVKYWALPLICLSLIAIGSAYHLSYVSARLKVYLDPSFDLQGKGHQPHQAKIAAGSGKLFGKGPGNSWQKLSYLPEAQNDYIAAIFAEEFGFIGMLGLILLYMFLAYLGFAIANQAQDFVGFYFGSAVTFLICFQAFLNLGVVSGLVPSTGLNLPLFSQGGTSLIANLMGIALLYSISTPATQSNISTSPFSEKPLSRNPNRLHSF; encoded by the coding sequence ATGCGCTTGCTTTTACTCCTTTGCACGTCTCTGATTTTCACATTTGGATTGATCATGATTTTTAGCACAACTTCTGCGGAAGTTCTAGATCATGATCTCCAACGTAGTACCCACCAAGCTTTAATCCGTCAAATGGCTTATTCAACCGCAGGGTTTGCTCTTGCCTTTGGAGTATGGAAAGTTGGCTATCACCGCTTTTTAAAATATAGCCCTCTTCTATTAGCATTATTCTCTTTTTTTTTGGTGATCACCTTAATTCCTGGGATAGGACGTGAAGTCAATGGATCACGCCGCTGGTTAGCTATTGGAGGCCTAACTTTTCAACCTTCTGAGTTTGTCAAGTACATTCTTCCAGCCTTCTTTATCGAAAGACTCATGGCCCTTGATCGGCAAGCTCTTTCCCTAAAAGACCTCCTAAAATTAGCCACAATCTGTGCCATTCCGATTTTATTAATTTTAGTCGAACCCAACAATGGAACAGCTGCCGTAATTGGACTCACACTGATCGCGCTTTGCCTTGTCACACGCATTCCCGTTAAATACTGGGCCCTTCCTCTTATCTGTTTATCTCTCATTGCGATTGGTTCTGCCTATCATCTTTCTTATGTATCCGCTCGACTAAAAGTCTATTTAGATCCCAGTTTTGATTTACAAGGAAAAGGACACCAGCCTCACCAAGCAAAAATTGCAGCAGGATCAGGAAAGCTATTTGGAAAAGGACCTGGAAATAGCTGGCAAAAGTTAAGCTACCTTCCAGAAGCCCAAAATGACTACATTGCCGCCATTTTTGCGGAAGAATTCGGCTTTATTGGTATGCTAGGCCTTATCTTGCTCTACATGTTTTTAGCCTATCTAGGCTTTGCCATTGCAAATCAAGCGCAAGATTTTGTGGGGTTTTATTTTGGATCTGCTGTAACATTTTTAATCTGTTTTCAGGCTTTTTTAAATTTAGGCGTTGTTTCAGGCTTGGTTCCCAGCACAGGTCTTAATCTTCCCCTTTTCAGCCAGGGAGGCACCTCTTTAATCGCAAATTTGATGGGAATCGCTCTCCTCTACAGTATTTCAACCCCTGCGACTCAGTCAAACATCTCTACAAGCCCATTTTCTGAAAAACCTTTATCTCGAAATCCAAATCGGTTACATTCCTTTTAA